GAATGTGTTATCATCAAATGAAATGACCaagcatttcattttccagaaagaggaaaaccagTCTATGACTGGCAGGAAGGGTGGTACCTTGGCAGCATTACCCAAGCTCTTGTGGATCTGacttcatttgaaaataataatttatatatatatatatatatatgtaagaaCCCACCTTTTGTCTGGTCAGCACACCACTGGTCTGTGGAGCAGGTGGGTCTGGTTTAGGCTGCCCCAGAAGTGTCTGTGTCTTCTCCAGGAGCTACCCTTCTAACTTCTCTGAAAGGGCTCTCCCCTAGacataaatatatgtataaataggccactttcttcccctctcctctcacTGAGGAAGATCCCCAAGACATGCTCAGCAAGATGaagtcctgcagcagagctgtacCTACAGCACTAGGCAGGTGTACGCACAGACACATTCTGCACGTTATTACAATGGAAATAAAGGcctaaaaaaaatgaaaagcaatagCAGCATTTAAACAAGGAGTGGTGTTCATTTCATccaccttttcttcctcctcttctgagCTACAttcatcagttttgttttgacagTCCCTTCTCAccaccttcctcccttctccaggGTTTCACTGCAGACCCTGTCCTCAGGAGCCAACACTGTcctccccaggctccagctccctggCTCAGGGCAttggaaattttccttttagctccctcctctccctccccacatCTCTCCCTTTGTGATGACTCATCCTGGAGACGATCTTGGATTTGTGTCTGACAGCTGCTGCCCACTTTGGCTTCAGCAAAGTCTAATTTCAGAACGATACCACAGGGGTAAAACCTGTGCCTGGAGAGCCACAGAAGCTGTTCCCGTCTTAAACAgctcagggaggaaaaaagaaatggaagagttTTGCATGTTGTCTgtctcccagcagcagaagtgtAAGTCCCAGAAGCAATGCCTGCTTTAAACCCTTCATTCCTGAAGTCTCAGCACTGTTGCAAACCACCAGGGTTTTGCAGGAGTCAAAGGGCTGATCCCAAACAGGTTCCTTAGTGCAGAGTGCACAGGAATTCAAACGGCATCAGATGGGCTCACTTTTTCTGCAGGCTCTTGCAGGATCCAGTTTTCCCAACCCCCAAAACTGCTCCCTCACCTCTCAGTTTTGAGGTCCTGCTAAAGAGCTGTTATCTGAGTCAGCTCCGACGTGGGGGTGGTTGGACTCTGCTGGGCGACAGCCACCATGGGAATTTCCATGCCTAGTCAGGCCGGATTGTTAGTCCCCTCTGAGTTCTTGCAGGCATAGGCCACATCCTTGGCGATGCTGCACATCCTGTTGGACATCTGGAGCTCGGTTCTGAAGGCGGTGGGGAAGCAGAACTTCTTGAAGCACGCCTTGAAGTTCTCATCTAAGAAGGCGTAGAGCACGGGGTTCAGGCTGCTGTTGGCATAGCCCAGCGCCGTGCAAAAGCAGGAGATGGCCAACTCGAGCTCACTTTCTGCCTTGGCACCCAAGCACTGGACCAGCACGAAAATCTGGATGGGGGTCCAGCAGATGATGAAGACGGCCACCACCACCAGGACCATTCGGGTGATGCGCCTCAGGTTTCTGTCCTTCTCCTTGGAGCCCGAGAGGACGCGGACATTCTTGAGTCTTCTGATCATGAGACTGTAGCAAATGGTGATGATCAGCACGGGGATcataaaggagaagagaaagacacAGATGCCAAACACCGGATCCCAGTAATCCACGGGCGAGGGGAGTTTAATCAGACAATCAATTTCTGCAAGAGAGTAAACGAAAGGGAAAGGCAGGTCAGCAAACCCGCACcaagaagaaaagcatctgCAGGTTGGGTTTAGCTCAGGGGTGTTTCATactagaaaaacagcagcagtggtgcAGAGGTGCACGGACAAAGAGGAAAGAGTTAAAAGGgcttcacagcagagctcacCAGGCTGAAAGAACCAGTATCCCTCCCTAAGGTTCCCCATGCCCATGGGCTCTCCTGGTCACCCACACCTCCCTCCCCCATGGATGCATTTCTACTGACCATTGTTCTCATTCTCTGCAGATCCCATCACCATGGCTGGGATGCCAAAGACAGAAGCCAGGGCCCAGATGCAGACGTTCACCACCTTGGCCTTGTGGGGAGTGCGGATGTCCAGGGCTTTGATGGGGTGGCAGATGGCGATGTAGCGATCCACACTCATCATCGTCAGGGTGAAGGTGCTTGTGAACATGTTGTAGTAGTCTATGGAGATGGCAATCTTGCAGAGGACATTGCCAAAGGGCCAGAAGCCCAGGAATGTGTCTGTACCCTGGAAGGGTAAGGTCATCAGACACAGGGTATCAGCCAGAGCGAGGTTAAAGATGTAGATGTTGGTTGCTGTCTTCATCTTGGTGAATCTGAAATGTCAGAATGAGTGATGGTTAGACCTGCACCTGACCACCATGGGCAAGACATTGAATTCTCCTGAAGAGAATGCAGCTTTAGGAAGGagatgttctgtattttttaccAACAAGAGATTAACCATCACCTTTTCTTTTACCTGTCACACGCTTCTCCACACACAGCTCCTACACTGATACCAGCAGTGCCTTCACCAGCAGCTTCATGAGCAGAAGCCTATTCCTTAAGAGGGCAAGTGAGGACCATGAAAGCCTCAGGCTGTCAACTCAGACTGTGCTtcttgaaaaattacttcagtaaaGCTAATCCAGGCTTTCATCACATACAGCTTCATCAGTTTAAATATTCGTGAGAGCTTCCACTCTAACCTGATTTGAAAGGCATCTGATAGTCCAGGGGTAAGTTGATTAGCCATTTTGTGTGGGCTGGTAGCCAAAGACTGTGGCTCGTGTGAGCTATCAAAAAAAATGGGCAAGATGACCAGCCCCGGCCACGTATGAGTTTTGCatcaaaaaaaatcaaaatatcaaAAAGGCtccttttaaagaaagaggTTTGGGATAAAACCACGAGTCAACTCCACGTCAAAGGGATTTTGTCATTTCTGCATCACTTTCATCACATGAACTCACTGCCCTAAAAGAAGATTCACCTTGTTTTAATGGAAATCATCTCCTTTTCACAGATGGGAAAGGATGGAACGATGTGATCACCTACCCAAGGACACATGCAGAGGCTGCAGACATGGAAGCTCAGCAGTGCCTCTGTGACTGAGCCTAAGAGTTCAGCTCCAGGATGTTCCACAGGCAAAATAAGAGCTCTAATAcgtataattttaaaactacatcTCATTTATCTTCTACTGTTTGAATGGTCTCTGCAGAAATGGTGCCAGAAATGGCAGACAAAGATGTGTGTTATTAACAGAGGGCAAGTTCATTTGAGGGCAACACTTAAACCCACAAACTACTGCACTACTTGCAGTTTGCTGTGTTGGAACACTGTGGGGTCTGACTTGACctaaaaagctcttttttttgtcaaattGCTTCAGAACAGCAACCCTAcctgctctccccagcactGAGTCCTCTCCTAATGACCTGAACTTCATCTCTTGATAGATTATTTGAACGACTGGAGGAACATTATCACTGCCACACTCTGAACTCTGCTGAAACACATAGTGACTGAGCCAGGTTTGGAAGAATAACAGCCAGGGAATCCACAGGCTAGAAGATAAAGTccaatttgtaattttttaccCCTCTTAGAGCACTAAGCTGTGTTTGTATTAGAAGTCAGGAGTTTGGAAGTGCTATCTACCAGACTGTGGCTTCAGTTAGTAAGAACAAAGGATCCTACATTTGACCTCAAAAGCCAAGGGAAGGTTTTGGAGCAGGTGGATGTTGATGGAAACACTTGGGATCCCCACATTTGCCTGAGTCAGGCTCCTCCTGGTCCAGaaatcacagcagcagagcaaggtggTGGGTTCTTAGAAATCCACCCAGATCAGACCAACTTAAATaaccaaaagcagcagaggacaAATACCAATGTCTTTCCTGCTGGGAAAGGATGAAGAAGACAAACACTTTTCAAATCCAACACAACCAGGTGACTGTCAGGGCTTCAGTGCTTCCCAGTGGACTTCCCAGGCAGAACTCCACAGAAATAAGGAGCctccagccccagagcagcagcttctcaggcTGGCtgagttttgccttttttgtttgaattCTTGCAATTGGAATAAACAAGGCAATAGTTACAGGGAGCATGAGATGGGTCTGTGGATGGATTCAGACACTTTCCCCTCTAGGTCAGAGGGTAAAAGAggtaattaaaattaagaaattaaatcacTGTTCTTTATCAGCCCacaaaaaataagtattttcagttCAGGCTTCAGGAAATTATCCTGTCATTTAAGCCTGTGTTAGCAAAGGTCTCCTAGGAGCTGGACTCATCCTCTGTTCACCACAGACCTGGCTGGGCTCTCTCAAGCTTCCCAGAGGTTAAACTTGTTCCAAGTCAATCCTTCCAGGAGGGCTGGACTTAAAGGCAAGTCATCAACATGCCTTGAACCCTGACTGCTTTTAATGATTTTATAACTCGAGGGAATAAAACAACAATGGGCAACTTCATCACTGTGAAgctgaaaaaattaaagtggcttgttggggtttttttgatcagTGGGAGAACAAGAAACTATTGACCCACCTCTACCCATCCAGCATCCCCAGGGAACAATGCTGCACAGCCCTGGCCCCGGCAGAGTGAGAAGTTTGGGGCATCTCAGCAAACCCTGAGCTTGGGGTGTGCAGACTCCAAACCTTCAGctccctcctgcttccctccACCCCAGGGCACCTCGCTGGCCCCTCTCCAAGACACTGTTCATCAAGGAACCCTGCAAAATCTGCTCT
This sequence is a window from Apus apus isolate bApuApu2 chromosome 15, bApuApu2.pri.cur, whole genome shotgun sequence. Protein-coding genes within it:
- the OPRL1 gene encoding nociceptin receptor, with the translated sequence MDPLFPAHILEDPDLRKLLNDSSMLNLSFLPSNWFNNGTGDSFLPLSIKITIVVVYSIVCIVGLVGNCSVMYVIVRFTKMKTATNIYIFNLALADTLCLMTLPFQGTDTFLGFWPFGNVLCKIAISIDYYNMFTSTFTLTMMSVDRYIAICHPIKALDIRTPHKAKVVNVCIWALASVFGIPAMVMGSAENENNEIDCLIKLPSPVDYWDPVFGICVFLFSFMIPVLIITICYSLMIRRLKNVRVLSGSKEKDRNLRRITRMVLVVVAVFIICWTPIQIFVLVQCLGAKAESELELAISCFCTALGYANSSLNPVLYAFLDENFKACFKKFCFPTAFRTELQMSNRMCSIAKDVAYACKNSEGTNNPA